The following DNA comes from Streptomyces sp. Ag109_O5-10.
CCCGGTTCCGTGGTGCGGAGCCGGGGCTGCGCGGTGACGACGGTGGGGACGTAGGTGGGTGTCGTCCGCCCGGAGATGATCCGGCGGCCCACTTCCCCGGCGTCGTACGGCCGTTGTTCGGGCCGCTTGGCCAGCAGGTCGAGGACGACCTGCTCGAACCAGCCGGGCAGCTCGGGGCGGTGGCTGCGCGGCGGGGCGGGCGGGGTGTCGCGGTGGCCGACGAGGATCGCCCAGGCGTCGTCGAGGTCGAACGGCGGCGCCCCGGTCGCGATCTCGTAGAGGACGCAGCCCAGCGAGTACAGGTCGCTGCGCTGGTCGACCTCGGTGCCGCCGATCTGCTCCGGGGACATGTAGTGCGGGGTGCCCATGGCGATGCCGGTGCCGGTCAGCCGGGAGGTGAAACCGATGTCGTGGCCGAGGCGGGCGATGCCGAAGTCGCAGATCTTCACCGTGCCGTCGGTGAGCCGCATGATGTTGGCCGGCTTCAGGTCCCGGTGCACGATGCCCTGCCGGTGGGTGTAGGCGAGGGCGGCGGCGACCTGTTCGGCGATGTCGACGACGTCGCCGACGGGCAGCGGATGGTGCTTGTCGTCCTCCAGGAGCTGGCTGAGGTTGCGGCCCTCCAGCAGCTCCATCACCAGGTAGAGGATGCCGTCGTACTCGCCGAAGTCGTGGACGACGGTGACCCCGCGGTGGGAGAGGGCGGCGGCGACTCTCGCCTCGCGCCGGAACCGCTCCCGCAGCACACGGGTGAACGCCTGGTCGTGGTGCGGGCCCAGCGGTTTGAGGCACTTGACGGCGACCTGCCGGCCGAGTGACTCGTCGCGGGCCCGCCACACCTCGCCCATCCCGCCCCGCCCGATCAGGTCGAGCAGCCGGTACCGCCCCTGGACCAGCCTGCTGTCAGCCATCGCGCGCCGTCGCCCCCCGTCGCGGTCCGTGACACCCCCCTGCTCGCCCAGTATGGCTGTCTATCGCCCGACTTTGTACGGTGCGGGGCGTGCGTCCGGGCCGAGCCTCGCCATGGCGCGCAGGATGTGTTTGGGCGGGAGTTGCCAGCGCAGACGTGCGGGAACGCAGCGCAACAGGGTGCCGGTGGCGCGCAGTCGGCGGGTGACGACGGCGGGTCGAGGGGCCGGTCTGCCGTACAGCTCGTGGGCGTACGGCGGCAGAGAGGCGTACGCGAGGCAGGCCACGCGCCGCCACAGTGCTGCGCGCGCCAGTATCAGGAGCGGGTGGGTCGGCGGGCGGAGCAGGAAGTCGTCGACCGCGTGTGCGTCGGCACCGGCGGCGAGCTGCGGTCGTACCTTCTCGAAGTAGGCTGCCATCTCCGCCTGGTCGCCCGGCACGGCGGCGGCATCGAGGCCGACCAGGCGGCCGCTGACCCGGTGTTCGGCGATGTAGCGGTCGGCCTGCGCGTCGGTGAGCGGGAAGCCGGAGCGGCGGACGACGTGCAGGTAGGAGTCGATCTCGGCGCAGTGCACCCACAGCAGCAGGCCGGGTTCGTCCACACCGTACCGTTCGCCGGTGTCCGGGTCCGTCGCGCCCAGCATGCTGTGGATCTTCCGGATCCGCGCTCCGGCCCGCTCGGCGGCCTCGGTGGTGCCGTAGGTCGTCGTCCCGACGAAGTTCGCGGTCCGCATGAGCCGGCCCCAGGCGTCGCGGCGGAAGTCGGAGTTCTCCATGACACCGCGCACCGCGCGAGGGTGCAGGGCCTGGAGGTAGAGCGCCCGGATGCCGGCGACCCACATCATGGGGTCGCCGTGCATCTGCCAGGTCACGGAGTCGGGGGTGAAGAGCCCGGCGTCACCGTCCGTACCGGCAGGTGGGGCCGGAGCCGTGCGATGTCTCCGGAGCACGATGTCGACCTTCGTTTCCGCCGAGGATGCTCAGCACCGGGTGCCGCTGCCGCCGAGGGGCCCTGGCACGTCGGCACGGATGCACGGACCTGCCCGAACCGCCCCGCGGCGTCACCCCGACTCCTTCCCCGAGCGCTCCCGGATCACTCCCGTCGGCACCGTCCGGAGTCGGCCGTGCGGCCGTGTCACCGGGCGGGAACGGGGCACCGGATCAGTCGGCCGCCGCGACCGCGTCTTTGATCAGCCGGTGGGCGGCCGCGTCGGTACGGCCCGCGTCGTGGGTCACCAGGCGGTCCTGACACAGACCGCGCAGTCCGGAGACGAGCAGCGTGGCCGCGGTCCGCGCCTGCTGCGGCGGGTGCCCCAGCCGGACGTAGGCCGCGGCGATGGGCCCGATCATGACCTCGACGGTCTCGGCCGCGACGGCGCCGTACTGATGCGGATCGGTGGCGGCGAGGCTGAGCAGTTGCAGCAGCATGCGCACCGGCCCGGCCTGCTCCCCGACCGTCATGGCGTCCCACAGCGTGTGCGCCGCCGCACGCAGTTCCGCGCTGTCCCGAACGCCGTCGAACATGGCGTGCGCGTCTGGGCGGCTGGTGGCCAGCGCCTGGGCCAGCAGGTTCTCGCGGCTGCCGAAGTAGTACAGCAGCATGCGCTTGGTGGTGCCGATCGACTGGGCGAGCGGACTCAGCGACATCTGCGCGACGCCGTGGTGCTGGAGGTGGTGCACCACCTTTTTCAGCAGTTCGGCACGTTTTTCAGCATTGACGGGGCGCGACACGCTTTGACTGTACCGATCGGTACGCGTAAGGTCCAGCAGACATAGATGTTCCGATCGGTACGTTAACGAGATGGCGCCCTGACGATGCCCGGGCGCGGGACAGTCGAGAGAGGCGCCGTGAAACTGTTCGGACCGCGAATACTGCAGGCCGGCCTGCACCGGAGAGGCGGCTTCGGGACTGCCGGGCGTACGGTTGCCCGTGCGCCCCGCGGGCTCGGCGGCACGGCTCGCCGTGGCGGCCGAGGGGTGGTTCTGTGAAGCCCCGGACCGAGCGGGCCGGGGGCGTTTCCGGGGCCCGGGTCCTCGTCGAGACCCTGACGATCCCGGTGCTGCTCTTCCTGGGCCTGCTGTTCTGCTTCCCGCTGGCCTTTCACCAGCCCCAGCCCCACCACGCCAGGATCGCGGTGGCCGATCTCGCGCTGGAACGCAAGGTCGACACCGTGCTGCGGCGGGAGCACCCGGCCGGGTTCGACGTGACCGCCGTGGCGGACGCCGGAGACGCCCGGCGGGCGGTGCTGGACCGGGACGCCGTGGCAGGCTTCGCCGCCGACGGCAAACACGCCGTGCTGTACGTGGCCGAGGCCAACGGCTCGGCCCTGGAGCAGGCGCTGGACAAGGGCTTCGGCCGGCTCGCGGCGCACAACCACCAGAAGCTCACGGTCACCGACGTGGCCCCCACGGTCGACAAGGACGGGACCGGCACGACCCTGGTCTACTTCGGGATCGCCTGGAACGTCCCCGGCTACATCCTCGCCACGGCCCTGCTGCGGGCGGTGACCTTCACCCGGCGCAGGAAGCTGATCACGATCGCGGGCGCCGCCGGCCTCTTCAGCATGGTGGGATTCCTCGTCGGCGTCGGACTGGACTTCTTCCCCGACGACCCCGCGGCCCTGGGGATCGCCTTCCTGCTCACGACGGCCGTGGCCACCTTCTCCCTCGGCATGGCACCGTTCGTCCGGCACTTCTTCCCGCTCGCGGGTCTGGGCCTGTACGTCGTGCTGAGCGTTCCGTCCAGCGGCCTGGTCCCCGTCCCGCTGCTGCCTCGGTTCTTCCAGGGGCTGCACGCGGTCATGCCGCTGGGCAACGCGGTCGACGCCCTGAGGGGGGTGATGTACTTCGACGATGCGGGAGTGCTGAGACCGGTCCTCGTGCTCTGCGCGTGGATCACCGCGGGAGCGGCGCTGCTCGGCCTGGACGCGTGGCGGCACCACTGCGCAGCCGCGGCGCTGGGGGCCGAGGACGAGCAGGAGGACATTCCCGAGCCGCCGGTGGAGGACCCCACCGTGGAGGCACCCGTCCCCACCCCGCTGCCGGTCCGCCCGCACCACTTCGGCGAGCTGTTGCCGATGCTGGAGGGCACCGTCCGCGACACCGAACAGCAGCCCGTCCGCCATGCCGCGGTGACCGTCATGGACACCGGTGGCCGGCAGTTGGTGCGCACCACGACGAACGCACAGGGCGAGTACGCCGTGACCGGCCTTCCCGAGGGGTATATCAGCGTCGTCGCGTCGCACCCCGGACGAGACCCCCTGGTCCACCAGAAGCTGCTGCAGTCCGGTGTGGCCGTTCGGGCCGACTTCACCCTGCACGACCGGCGCAGCCGGACACCGGTCGGCGCAGGCACCGAACACCTCGGTCCCCGGCACGCGCGACACGGATCGTGAGACAGGGATCGTGACCAAGCGGACGGCGCCGGGCGGCACCGCCCGCTTGGCGGGGGCCTCCGGCCCCCTCTCACTCCGGAGGATGCGGCGTAGCCCATTGCTCTCTTTGCCGGACATGAGCGAAGACAAGAACGCCGGGATGTACATCGGCCCGGGGTGGAGGGAAAAAGGTGTCTGACAAGAATCACGCCACGGTGGCGGTCACCGGGGTCACCGGTGCGCTCGGCAGCCGGATCGCGGCCCGACTCGCCGGCCACGGGGTCCCGCAGCTCCTCGTCGGCCGCAGTCCCGACCGCATGCCCGACCTGCCGGGCGCCCGGCGACGCGGTCCGGCCGCCTACGCCGACGCCGCGGGCATGCGCAGGGCGCTCGCCGGCGCGTCGGCCCTCGTCCTGGTCTCCGGACACCGCAACGGCCGCCGGCTGGAGGAACACGCCACCGCGGTCGAGGCTGCGATCGCGGTCGGCGTGCGCCGGGTCCTGTACGTGTCGCTCGTCAGCGCGGCGCCTGCCGCCACCTATCTCAACGCCCGCGACCAGTGGCTGACCGAACAGTTCCTGGCCGGCGCCGGGATCCGCCACACGATCCTCCGGGCAGGCTTCTACGCGTCGACGCCCGCGGCCCTCGCCGACGCGGAACTCCTCGTGCGCGGCCCCGCGACGACCGGCCGGGCCGCCTTCGTCACCCACGAGGACATCGCGGACGTGATCACGGCCGTCGCCCTCGATGACGGTCCGCGCTCGGAGTACGACGGCGCGACCCTGGAGATCACCGGGCCCGAGGCGCTGACTCTCGGCGAAGCGGTCACCCGGATCGCCGCGGCCACCGGCCGGCCCTACCGCTACGAACCCGAAACCCTTGAGGAAGCCTTCGCGCGGCGCTGGCGGCTGGGCATGAGCGGGGAACAGATCGAGACCTGGATCTCCTGGTACCAGGCGATCGAGCGGGGCGAGGTCTCCGTGGTCACCGACGTGGTTCCCCGGCTCACCGGCTCACCGGCGACCCCGATCTCGGACGCGGCCTGGTGGCCCGCGCCGAACACCGCGCGGGGAACCGGCGAGTTCGGCGCCGGGCGGAGCTGAGACGTCCGCCGTCAGAACGTGCAGGCCGGCTGCAGCGCGAGAACGAGGCCGACCCCGACGACGAGGGCGATCACGCCGAGGACGATCACTTTCGTCTGATCACTCATCGGCGGCCGTTCATTCCCGGGCAGCCGACCCGAACAACACCCTTTTCCATCCGGCCAGAATGGCACGGCCCGGAATCGAGGCGCATCGCATGATCTGGTGATCGGTCCCGCCGTTCCTTTTCCTGATACGGCCGCGCACCGCCCGATCACCAGATTGCGCGACGCCCCCTGCCGTTTCTGCGGCGCATAGTGATCCTGCCGTCGTTCGCCGGAGCAAGGAGAAATGACCATGCAGAAACCCGTACGTCGCACAGCGGTCGTGGCTGTTCTTCTCGCAGTCGCCGCAGGTGTTCTCTTCGTTGCCCGCGGTTCCGCGAGTGCCGCCCTTTTCCCCGCGGCCGGGAGAGCGCCGGAAGGGCATTGCGGCAGCCACGCCTACGACCGCTTCGACCGTTTCTACCCCTGGGTCCGGAACCGGCTCACGGAATTCCGGCGGGTCGGCTGAGCCGGCCGAGGAGTCAGGAGTGTGTTGCACGATGAACGCCGGAGACGGTGCCCCGGGCAAGGACGACGCCGGGCAGACGTTCGAAGAGGGACTGGAGCCCTGGCTTTCGGCGTGGCTCGCGGTCGGCCAGGAGGATCACCTGGCACGGAAGGCGCAGGCATCTCGTTCCGGACCGGGCTCGGTCCGGAACGAGATGCCTGCACGGTGAGTTCCGGGGCTCCTGCGTTTCGCTCGTCCGGGCCGCACCCGTTCTTCACCCGTTCACCGCCGCGGGACCGGTCAGGCGGTGAAGCGATCAGGATCGGCGGCCTTCCAGTCCGTGGCCCAGGACTCCGGCGGCTCGATCAGCAACTGCCCGGGAGCCAGCCATTCGTAGAGCTCCGCGTAGGAGCGGACCGTGACCGGATCCACGCGCCGGCGCAGCATGTCCGGGCGCAGCGCGGCCGGTCCGCTCACGCCCAGCGAGGCGATGATCCTCATGGCGCTGTTCACCGTGGCGGACTGGAAGCGCTGGACCCGGACCGACTTGTCATCGACGTCCAACGCGCGGGCGCGGCGCGGGTCTTGTGTGGCGACCCCGGCGGGGCAGGTGTTGGTGTGACAGCTCTGCGCCTGGATGCATCCGATCGCGAACATCATGGCGCGAGCCGCGTTGGTGAAGTCGGCGCCCTGCACCATGCGTTTGACGATGTCGGCTCCGGTGGCCACCTTGCCGCTGGCGCCGATCCTGATCCGGTCCCGCAGGCCCGCGCCGACCAGCGCGTTGTGGACGGTGACGAGCCCTTCGGTGAGGGGGCTGCCCAGATGGTCGGCGAACTCCAACGGGGCGGCTCCGGTGCCGCCCTCGGCTCCGTCCACGATGATGAAGTCCGGCGCGGTGCCCTCCTCGACCATCGCCTTGCACACCGCCAGGAACTCCCGCCGGGAACCCACGCAGAACTTGAAGCCGACCGGCTTGCCCCCGGACAGCTCGCGCATCTCCGCGAGGAACCGGACCAGTTCCCGTGGCGTGCCGAAGACCTCGTGGTAAGGGGGCGAGACGACGGTCCGGCCCTCGGGGACTCCGCGTACCCGGGCTATCTCGGCGGTGACCTTCTCCCCGGGCAGCACCCCTCCGATGCCGGGCTTGGCTCCCTGGGACAGCTTCAGGGACACGCACTTCACGCTGTCGTGAGCGGCCTTGTCCGCGAACCGCGCCCGGTCGAAATGGCCGTCCACGGTGCGGCAGCCGAAGTATCCGGTGCCGATCTCCCACACCAGGTCGCCGCCGTGACGCAGGTGGTATTCCGACAGGCCGCCCTCACCGGTGTCGTGCGCGAATCCCCCGAGGGCGGCACCCCGGTTCAGGGCGAGGACGGCGTTGGCGGACAGCGAACCGAAGCTCATCGCCGAGACGTTGAGCAGTGCCATGTCGTAGGGCTTGGTGCAGTCCGGACCGCCGACGCGGACCTTCGGCTGCTCTGCCTGCACCGGGCGCGGCCTCATCGACGACTCGAAGTACTCGTACCCCTCGGCGTAGACGTTCCGCTCGGTCCCGAACGCCTGCTCGGCCTCCAGGCCCTTGGCGCGCTGGTAGACGAGACTGCGGACATCCCTGTCGTAGGGTCGGCCGTCGTAATTGCGCTCGATGAAATACTGCTGCAGCTCCGGCCGGATCGACTCCAGCATGAAGCGCACATGTCCCAGCACGGGGTAGTTGCGCAGCACCGAGTGACGTTTTTGGAGGAGATCGTAGGAACCCACGCCCGTCAGTGCCGCGAAAAGCAGGGCGGCCGGCCACCACCAGGGGGACACGGTCGCTGCGAAAGTTCCGAATGCGACTGCCACGGCACCGATGAATGCAACTGCTGAAATTCTCATCACAGGTGAAACGTACAACCGCCTGAGTCCACGTCACAATGTCTCATTAATGCGATATGTGGCACATTCGGGGCTCGGCCCGGGCGAATTTCTCCATGCCGGATCGGTCCGGCCGCGTCGGCGGTTTCCGCTCTTCCCTCCGGAAATAGGGAAGTGAATGTCCGGATCCCCGACGGCGCCGTACCTGCGGCGCCGTCGCGACCAGCATCCCCCGGGCCCGGGGCGCCGGCATCGCTCGTTCACGGGATTCTCGGCACGCGCCCGCCGCCGCGGGCGTCGCTCAGTCCGCCCCCCGGGGTTTCAGCCCCGCTCGATCGCCAGCCGGGTCAGTTCGACCCGGGTGTTGATACCGAGCTTGGCGAAGATGTGCTTCATGTGCGTGTTGACGGTGTGCACGGACACGTAGAGCCGATCGGCTATGGCCCGGTTGGTGAGCCCCTCCACGACGAGCGGGATGAGCTTCCGCTCCGACTCGGTCAGGCCCTCCCATCCCGGTGTGCCGCTCGTGTGGTGCCGTGGGGCGGCCGTGCGCACGCCGAAGTGTCTGAGATTCCGCGTGATCCGTTCGTGATCGCGCACGGCTCCGGAGGCCGACGCCAGCTCGCCCGCCTCCTCGAGGTAGGGGATCGCCGACGCGGTGTCGCCCGAGGCGGCCAGCAGGCCTGCGAGGTCCTCGCAGACGCCGGCCAGGGCCAGCCTCCTGCCTGTGCTCCGGTAACCGGTGACGGCGGACTCCAGCGCACCCAGGTCGTGGTGGAGCAGTCCGTCCGCATGGGCTCGGACGGCCCCGATGATCCGCTGGCTGTCGTCCTGTCCGGCGAGGGTGCGCAGGGCGCCGGACACGGCCCGCGCGACCGGCACGTCCTCGCCGCGCAGTGCCGTGCGCACGATCCAGGGCCAGTGGGACGGCGGCACCGCGAGCAGCTGTGCCGGCTCGGCGTTCGCGAAGCCGGCGTCCAGCGCCGCTGCCGCCGCGGCGTCCCGGCCCTCCGCGTCGGCCAGACAGGCGCGCGCCAGCGACACCCACGGGCCGAACCGCTGGGTGCTCGTGCCGGATCCGGCTTCGGCGGCACGGAGATGGTCCCCGGCTCTGGCGAGGTCACCGCGTCGGATCTCCACCAGTGCCAGTACGGAGCGGGCCTGTGGAGTCGGCTGGGTGATCTCCAGCTCCTCGGCCACCATCAGGCTGGCCTCGGCCTCCACGGCCGCGTCGTCCAGGGCCCCCTGTTCGAACAGCGCGCAGGCCCGGCTCGCGTGCCAGTGGGGAAGCGACCAGCCCAGGCCCATCGCCTCCGCCTCGCGCTGCCCCTCCCGCAGCACCCGCCCGGTCTCCGCGAGCCGGTCGGTGGCGGTCAGCACCGTGGCCAGCCAGAGCGCGGGAATCCGCGGTGGCCGCAGGTGGAGTACGCCGGTCTGGGTGCCGGAACGCGCCGTGGCCTCCTCGGCGAGTTCGAGGGCGCGGGCGAGACGCCCTCGGTAGAAGGACGTCTGCGACTGGAACACCATGGCGCTGACGACGACGGCCGGGTCCTCGCTGCGGTAGGAGGCCTCGACCAGTCCGATGTCGGTCTGCTCGGCTGCGGTGATGTCGCCGAGGTAGACGTGGCCGGTGGCCTTGGTCTTCAGCAGCCGGACCCGCAGGTCGGCCGGCAGCCCGGGAAGGGCGAGAGCCCGCTGGAGGTGCGTCATCGCGGCGGCGTCGTCGCCCGTGGCCTGGTGGATCTCGGCGGCCACCAGGCGCAGACGCGCCTCCTGCAGCGGCTCCAGCCGGTCCGACAGGGTGGCGTCGACCATGTCGAGGGCCTGGTGTACCCGGCGGGTCCGGCCGAGGTGCTCGGCGGCGTCGGTGAGCAGGGCGATGCGCCGTGGGTCGTGCGGGGGCAGCAGCCCGGCGACCTGCTGGGCGAGGTCCGCGGCCGCGTCGGGGGCCGACGAGGACAGCTCCCGTACCGCGGTGGTCAGCGAGGTCACGGCGTCGTCGTCGACCGGGCCGCCCGACAGGACGACGTGCCAGGCCACCTCGGCCGATCGTGCCCCGATGCCGCGCAGCACGTCGGCGGCCTGCCGGTGCAGGGCGACGCGTACGGCCGGTGCCAGGTTCTCGTGGACGGCCTGCCGCATGAGGTCGTGGCGGAACGCCAGCCGCGGCCCTTCGCCGGAGAGCAGACCGGCGTTCAGGGCCGCCTCGACACCCGCCAGCAGGCTGCCCACCTCCCTGCCGAGCATGCGGGCGGCCGTGCCGAGGTCGAACTCCCGGCCGAGGACGGACCCCACCTGGAGCAGGCGCACGGCGTCCTCCGGGAGCCGGTCCAGACGCGCGGCGACGCTCCGCCGGAACCCGACGGGGATACCGTCG
Coding sequences within:
- a CDS encoding carboxypeptidase regulatory-like domain-containing protein — translated: MKPRTERAGGVSGARVLVETLTIPVLLFLGLLFCFPLAFHQPQPHHARIAVADLALERKVDTVLRREHPAGFDVTAVADAGDARRAVLDRDAVAGFAADGKHAVLYVAEANGSALEQALDKGFGRLAAHNHQKLTVTDVAPTVDKDGTGTTLVYFGIAWNVPGYILATALLRAVTFTRRRKLITIAGAAGLFSMVGFLVGVGLDFFPDDPAALGIAFLLTTAVATFSLGMAPFVRHFFPLAGLGLYVVLSVPSSGLVPVPLLPRFFQGLHAVMPLGNAVDALRGVMYFDDAGVLRPVLVLCAWITAGAALLGLDAWRHHCAAAALGAEDEQEDIPEPPVEDPTVEAPVPTPLPVRPHHFGELLPMLEGTVRDTEQQPVRHAAVTVMDTGGRQLVRTTTNAQGEYAVTGLPEGYISVVASHPGRDPLVHQKLLQSGVAVRADFTLHDRRSRTPVGAGTEHLGPRHARHGS
- a CDS encoding FMN-binding glutamate synthase family protein, which produces MMRISAVAFIGAVAVAFGTFAATVSPWWWPAALLFAALTGVGSYDLLQKRHSVLRNYPVLGHVRFMLESIRPELQQYFIERNYDGRPYDRDVRSLVYQRAKGLEAEQAFGTERNVYAEGYEYFESSMRPRPVQAEQPKVRVGGPDCTKPYDMALLNVSAMSFGSLSANAVLALNRGAALGGFAHDTGEGGLSEYHLRHGGDLVWEIGTGYFGCRTVDGHFDRARFADKAAHDSVKCVSLKLSQGAKPGIGGVLPGEKVTAEIARVRGVPEGRTVVSPPYHEVFGTPRELVRFLAEMRELSGGKPVGFKFCVGSRREFLAVCKAMVEEGTAPDFIIVDGAEGGTGAAPLEFADHLGSPLTEGLVTVHNALVGAGLRDRIRIGASGKVATGADIVKRMVQGADFTNAARAMMFAIGCIQAQSCHTNTCPAGVATQDPRRARALDVDDKSVRVQRFQSATVNSAMRIIASLGVSGPAALRPDMLRRRVDPVTVRSYAELYEWLAPGQLLIEPPESWATDWKAADPDRFTA
- a CDS encoding TetR/AcrR family transcriptional regulator, which encodes MSRPVNAEKRAELLKKVVHHLQHHGVAQMSLSPLAQSIGTTKRMLLYYFGSRENLLAQALATSRPDAHAMFDGVRDSAELRAAAHTLWDAMTVGEQAGPVRMLLQLLSLAATDPHQYGAVAAETVEVMIGPIAAAYVRLGHPPQQARTAATLLVSGLRGLCQDRLVTHDAGRTDAAAHRLIKDAVAAAD
- a CDS encoding oxygenase MpaB family protein is translated as MHGDPMMWVAGIRALYLQALHPRAVRGVMENSDFRRDAWGRLMRTANFVGTTTYGTTEAAERAGARIRKIHSMLGATDPDTGERYGVDEPGLLLWVHCAEIDSYLHVVRRSGFPLTDAQADRYIAEHRVSGRLVGLDAAAVPGDQAEMAAYFEKVRPQLAAGADAHAVDDFLLRPPTHPLLILARAALWRRVACLAYASLPPYAHELYGRPAPRPAVVTRRLRATGTLLRCVPARLRWQLPPKHILRAMARLGPDARPAPYKVGR
- a CDS encoding helix-turn-helix transcriptional regulator, with protein sequence MRSTDPAGDRPGGRGNRAVNGLRLRGRGRELAAVRAALDTVRGGRGACVVVEGAAGVGKSRLLAELDGMARRSGFDVVSVRADELDQYAAGAALQLALQPSDGSARAAAATDDQRLWLLDSITDDLEDRAQRAPVAVLVDDAQWADAATLLVLRTLPRRLAASRILWVLAIRPEAERPTVARVREDLERLGARWLTLGPLPQEELQHIAADVLGAQPSLGLAGLLRGVAGNPFLAIELVRAFVDTDAVRVEAGVASLVHDGIPVGFRRSVAARLDRLPEDAVRLLQVGSVLGREFDLGTAARMLGREVGSLLAGVEAALNAGLLSGEGPRLAFRHDLMRQAVHENLAPAVRVALHRQAADVLRGIGARSAEVAWHVVLSGGPVDDDAVTSLTTAVRELSSSAPDAAADLAQQVAGLLPPHDPRRIALLTDAAEHLGRTRRVHQALDMVDATLSDRLEPLQEARLRLVAAEIHQATGDDAAAMTHLQRALALPGLPADLRVRLLKTKATGHVYLGDITAAEQTDIGLVEASYRSEDPAVVVSAMVFQSQTSFYRGRLARALELAEEATARSGTQTGVLHLRPPRIPALWLATVLTATDRLAETGRVLREGQREAEAMGLGWSLPHWHASRACALFEQGALDDAAVEAEASLMVAEELEITQPTPQARSVLALVEIRRGDLARAGDHLRAAEAGSGTSTQRFGPWVSLARACLADAEGRDAAAAAALDAGFANAEPAQLLAVPPSHWPWIVRTALRGEDVPVARAVSGALRTLAGQDDSQRIIGAVRAHADGLLHHDLGALESAVTGYRSTGRRLALAGVCEDLAGLLAASGDTASAIPYLEEAGELASASGAVRDHERITRNLRHFGVRTAAPRHHTSGTPGWEGLTESERKLIPLVVEGLTNRAIADRLYVSVHTVNTHMKHIFAKLGINTRVELTRLAIERG
- a CDS encoding NAD(P)H-binding protein — encoded protein: MSDKNHATVAVTGVTGALGSRIAARLAGHGVPQLLVGRSPDRMPDLPGARRRGPAAYADAAGMRRALAGASALVLVSGHRNGRRLEEHATAVEAAIAVGVRRVLYVSLVSAAPAATYLNARDQWLTEQFLAGAGIRHTILRAGFYASTPAALADAELLVRGPATTGRAAFVTHEDIADVITAVALDDGPRSEYDGATLEITGPEALTLGEAVTRIAAATGRPYRYEPETLEEAFARRWRLGMSGEQIETWISWYQAIERGEVSVVTDVVPRLTGSPATPISDAAWWPAPNTARGTGEFGAGRS